In Mastacembelus armatus chromosome 22, fMasArm1.2, whole genome shotgun sequence, a genomic segment contains:
- the itpk1b gene encoding inositol-tetrakisphosphate 1-kinase codes for MQTFLKGRRVGYWLSEKKMKKLNFQAFADLCRKRGIDVVQLDLSQPLEEQGPLDVIIHKLTDLILEADQNDSQAVLLVQRVQDYIDAHPETIVLDPLPAIRTLLDRCKSYQLVHRIESCMQDERICSPPFMVLNSECSPDVLEQIRRQGLTFPFICKTRVAHGTNSHEMAIIFSEEDLKDMKPPCVIQSFINHNAVLYKVFVVGDSYTVVERPSLKNFPAGPADRKAICFNSHNVSKPESSSDLTSRENVEGVSQPPSDDVIRELSKSLRQALGVSLFGIDVIINNQTGQHAVIDINAFPGYEGVPEFFNDLLNHISSVLQSHNPDFSPASEQPKGVPVSTTVPNAAPPAPGCCSVLGKDASGSPWIVEGDGGLKGPHQRLGCNTAMSPNFQQHCVSTIATKASSQ; via the exons ATGCAGACCTTCCTGAAGGGCCGGAGAGTCGGCTACTGGCTGAgcgagaagaaaatgaaaaagctgaATTTCCAGGCCTTCGCAGATTTGTGCAG GAAAAGAGGAATAGACGTTGTTCAG CTGGATCTCAGCCAGCCGCTTGAGGAGCAGGGTCCCTTGGATGTCATCATCCACAAGCTGACTGACCTCATCCTGGAGGCTGACCAGAACGATTCACAGGCTGTGCTGCTGGTACAGAGAGTACAG gaCTACATTGACGCCCACCCTGAGACCATTGTTCTAGACCCCCTTCCAGCCATCCGAACCCTGCTGGACCGCTGCAAGTCCTACCAGCTCGTCCACAGGATAGAGAGCTGCATGCAAG ATGAGAGGATTTGCTCTCCTCCATTCATGGTCCTAAACTCAGAGTGCAGCCCTGATGTGCTCGAGCAAATCAGGAGGCAGGGACTCACATTCCCCTTCA TTTGCAAAACACGGGTGGCCCATGGCACCAACTCCCATGAG ATGGCCATTATCTTCAGTGAAGAGGACCTGAAGGATATGAAACCTCCATGTGTGATCCAGAGCTTCATCAACCACAACGCAGTGCTCTACAAGGTGTTTGTGGTGGGAGACTCCTACACTGTGGTGGAAAGACCTTCACTGAAGAACTTCCCTGCTGGACCAGCAG ataGAAAAGCCATTTGCTTCAATAGCCACAATGTTTCCAAACCAGAATCGTCCTCAGACTTGACCTCG AGAGAAAACGTAGAAGGGGTGTCTCAGCCACCCAGTGATGATGTCATCAGAGAGTTGTCCAAGTCCTTGCGACAGGCGCTGGGGGTGTCTCTGTTCGGCATAGACGTCATCATCAATAACCAAACAGGCCAGCATGCTGTCATTGACATAAACGCCTTCCCTG GTTATGAGGGTGTTCCAGAGTTTTTCAATGACCTCCTAAACCACATCAGCAGTGTGCTCCAGAGCCACAACCCTGACTTCAGCCCTGCTAGCGAGCAGCCCAAAGGCGTGCCAGTGAGCACCACAGTACCTAACGCTGCCCCGCCTGCCCCCGGCTGCTGCAGCGTGCTGGGCAAAGATGCCAGTGGCAGCCCCTGGATTGTAGAGGGTGACGGAGGCCTGAAAGGCCCCCACCAGAGACTGGGCTGCAACACGGCCATGTCCCCCAACTTCCAGCAGCACTGTGTCTCCACAATAGCTACCAAGGCTTCCTCCCAGTGA
- the LOC113131210 gene encoding putative E3 ubiquitin-protein ligase UBR7 — protein MAERKDDSDLDDIPVSEEELQEALSVLAGSDPENCSYPVGYVKRQAVFACNTCTPSPAEPAGICLACANKCHDGHDIFELHTKRNFRCDCGNRKFQGFQCQLIPVKDEENAKNHYNHNFNGCYCICDRPYPDTDEQGRETGGEMIQCVVCEDWFHSKHLGCSIVEPEDLQEMVCEGCMNKAPFLWTYAANFAVPPVINVSQSEEEVEVDVEGGGQKEEGSEPLQNENEEPTSSHEEKRTKRSPTCKRTHEEMTGSPRKSMIKTATCKLKELQAQGLRRLKQGAVFWPYGWRSELCTCTSCKRAYVAAEVQFLMDQSDTMLAYENRGLDQPFGQHLLMALTSSMDHVQQLEVIYGIKELTTSITAFLGQHAAEGRTVTVEAVREFFAELHARKRRRTSAGCE, from the exons aTGGCAGAAAGAAAGGACGACTCAGACCTTGACGATATTCCCGTCAGTGAGGAGGAACTCCAGGAGGCTTTGTCTGTGCTCGCTGGAAGCGACCCAGAAAACTGCTCTTATCCCGTG GGCTATGTGAAGAGACAGGCTGTGTTTGCCTGCAACACCTGCACTCCCAGCCCTGCAGAGCCTGCTGGCATTTGTCTGGCCTGTGCCAATAAATGCCACGATGGGCACGATATCTTTGAACTTCACACCAAAAG gAATTTTCGTTGTGACTGTGGAAATAGGAAGTTTCAGGGCTTCCAGTGCCAGCTAATTCCT GTCAAAGATGAGGAAAACGCTAAAAATCACTACAATCACAACTTCAATGGCTGCTACTGCATATGTGACCGTCCGTACCCCGACACAGATGAACAG GGTAGAGAAACAGGTGGAGAGATGATTCAGTGTGTCGTTTGCGAGGACTGGTTTCATAGCAAG CACCTGGGCTGCAGTATAGTGGAGCCTGAGGATCTCCAAGAAATGGTATGTGAGGGATGCATGAATAAGGCTCCTTTCTTGTGGACGTATGCTGCCAACTTTGCAG TGCCACCTGTGATCAATGTCAGTCAGTCTGAGGAGGAGGTAGAGGTTGATGTCGAAGGAGGAGGACAAAAGGAAGAAGGCTCTGAGCCCCTCCAAAATGAGAATGAGGAACCGACAAGCAGTCATGAGGAG aaaagaacaaaaagaagtCCTACTTGCAAACGGACCCATGAGGAAATGACAGGTAGCCCCAGAAAGAGCATGATCAAAACTGCGACGTGCAAGCTTAAGGAGCTGCAGGCCCAGGGGCTGAGGAGACTGAAACAGGGGGCAGTGTTCTGGCCCTACGGCTGGCGCTCTGAGCTTTGCACCTGCACAAGCTGCAAG AGGGCCTATGTGGCAGCCGAGGTGCAGTTTCTTATGGATCAGTCGGACACCATGTTGGCCTATGAGAACAGAGGCTTGGACCAACCATTTGGGCAGCACCTGCTGATGGCACTGACAAGCTCAATGGACCATGTACAGCAGCTGGAGGTCATTTATG GTATCAAAGAGCTGACGACTTCGATCACTGCATTTTTAGGCCAGCATGCTGCTGAAGGAAGG ACAGTCACGGTCGAAGCTGTACGTGAGTTCTTTGCAGAGCTACACGCTAGAAAAAGACGCAGAACCAGCGCAGGATGTGAGTAA